The following are encoded in a window of Salinigranum halophilum genomic DNA:
- a CDS encoding ABC transporter ATP-binding protein: MTEPNSETRTARSDSDHAGRRDEQASSGDGEREGDGEDAPRADERGSAVAVTDLRHGFGDVTVLDGVSLAVDAGTLVSLVGPNGSGKSTLLRIVAGVLAADSGRVDVTGRGVRPVGYLPQQPSFRPGFSVVDTLRFYADLLGPEAAQDVDVDAVLDQVGLAGVRNRKVEALSGGMTRLLGLAQALLGDPTVLVLDEPASGLDPAISAHIFETVRALTDDGRTVLLASHDLVSVERTADRVVVLDRGAFVADGAPDDLVRTADADGLVDVFLDAISGGADEAPTVRTGLERGGERR; the protein is encoded by the coding sequence GTGACCGAGCCGAACTCGGAGACCCGGACGGCACGGTCAGACAGCGACCACGCCGGGCGGCGCGACGAGCAGGCGTCGAGCGGCGACGGCGAGCGCGAGGGCGACGGCGAGGACGCTCCACGGGCGGACGAGCGTGGGTCGGCGGTGGCGGTCACCGACCTCCGTCACGGCTTCGGCGACGTGACCGTGCTCGACGGCGTCTCGCTCGCCGTCGACGCCGGGACGCTCGTGAGTCTCGTCGGCCCCAACGGGTCGGGGAAGTCGACGCTCCTCCGGATCGTCGCGGGCGTCCTCGCCGCCGACAGCGGCCGGGTCGACGTCACGGGCCGTGGCGTGCGTCCGGTCGGCTACCTCCCACAGCAGCCGTCGTTTCGCCCCGGCTTCTCTGTCGTGGACACGCTGCGGTTCTACGCGGACCTGCTCGGTCCCGAGGCGGCACAGGACGTCGACGTCGACGCGGTGCTCGACCAGGTCGGCCTCGCGGGGGTCCGCAATCGGAAGGTCGAGGCGCTCTCGGGCGGAATGACGCGGCTGCTCGGCCTCGCGCAGGCGCTCCTCGGCGACCCAACGGTGCTCGTCCTCGACGAACCCGCGAGCGGTCTCGACCCGGCCATCTCGGCGCACATCTTCGAGACGGTCCGAGCCCTTACGGACGACGGCCGGACGGTGCTGCTCGCCTCACACGACCTCGTCTCCGTCGAGCGGACCGCCGACCGGGTGGTCGTCCTCGACCGCGGCGCGTTCGTCGCCGACGGCGCACCGGACGACCTGGTCCGGACGGCCGACGCCGACGGCCTCGTCGACGTCTTCCTCGACGCCATCTCCGGCGGTGCGGACGAGGCACCCACCGTCCGGACCGGTCTCGAACGAGGGGGTGAGCGCCGGTGA
- a CDS encoding NosD domain-containing protein: MTFVTPGAVRVVAAVLLGVLVVSSGAFALGPTAGDQLRPVPFDRTLSTGMTYVDVNRAETEDFHIPRAEVYFSQYRFVVGYYGVETAAGELASPETRAGFGEPLAVFVSDFSTVTPVLTAEGYLTTERGRAVGWTRAEDAAFVVGSAARAPSRELAVSFSDRADAESFRDEHGGRVVDWETLQRTAENPLDRRRERFESRVAADHAWADGVATDARTLLDRPTSVVVGADAPTLAAALEAAPPNTTVRLPAGVYNVTNLSVEKPVTLVGAGNATVLRGNGTDSVLTLRHARVAVSSLRIDGVGPNGTQRRPHGENLTQEDWSRVVEFAYGQGDAGVVMHRANGSVVHDVTVDTPASGVIVRFSDRAAVLDSRVEGTDDPREGFMGVVLMQSRALVEGTTFVGGRDAVYTHRADGFVVRDNHMTGGRYGVHFMYTSRGTVADNTIRDTRAGVIIMTRPVENVVVGNDIRDSEYGFIPVGSDSYYARNVLVDNGHGLSVSGHRSVYEENVVAGNDVGVRATTLFPTNWVVRNDFVDNDLQVETGRGPLRTWSRSGEGNYWGDLPIPDADGDGSLDRPYRPTGPVDGALREQPAAWTVSQAPSAVALRATGTDLSGLRSAGVVDQSPRASPVNPVVVANVTDGEQRGRVPT, translated from the coding sequence ATGACGTTCGTCACACCCGGGGCCGTGCGCGTCGTCGCGGCGGTCCTCCTCGGCGTGCTCGTCGTCTCCAGCGGCGCGTTCGCACTCGGCCCCACCGCGGGCGACCAGCTCAGGCCGGTCCCGTTCGACAGGACGCTGTCGACTGGGATGACCTACGTCGACGTCAACCGCGCCGAGACCGAGGACTTCCACATCCCTCGCGCGGAGGTGTACTTCTCGCAGTACCGCTTCGTCGTCGGCTACTACGGCGTCGAGACGGCCGCCGGAGAGCTCGCCTCACCCGAGACGCGCGCGGGCTTCGGCGAGCCGCTCGCCGTGTTCGTCTCCGACTTCTCGACGGTTACGCCCGTGCTCACCGCCGAGGGCTACCTCACGACGGAGCGCGGCCGGGCCGTCGGCTGGACCCGCGCCGAGGACGCTGCCTTCGTCGTCGGGAGCGCCGCGCGGGCACCGAGCCGCGAACTCGCCGTCTCCTTCTCCGACCGGGCCGACGCCGAGTCGTTCCGCGACGAACACGGCGGCCGGGTCGTCGACTGGGAGACGCTCCAGCGGACCGCGGAGAACCCGCTCGACCGCCGCCGCGAGCGGTTCGAGTCGCGCGTCGCGGCCGACCACGCGTGGGCCGACGGTGTCGCGACCGACGCTCGCACACTGCTGGACCGCCCGACGTCGGTCGTCGTCGGAGCGGACGCGCCGACGCTCGCGGCCGCGCTCGAGGCGGCCCCACCGAACACGACGGTTCGGCTCCCAGCGGGGGTCTACAACGTGACGAACCTCTCCGTCGAGAAGCCGGTCACGCTCGTCGGTGCGGGGAACGCGACGGTGCTCCGGGGGAACGGCACCGACTCGGTGCTGACGCTTCGACACGCCCGCGTCGCGGTGTCGTCGCTCCGCATCGACGGCGTCGGCCCGAACGGAACCCAGCGCCGACCACACGGCGAGAACCTCACCCAGGAGGACTGGTCGCGGGTGGTCGAGTTCGCGTACGGCCAGGGCGACGCCGGCGTCGTCATGCACCGCGCGAACGGCTCCGTCGTCCACGACGTCACCGTCGACACGCCGGCCAGCGGCGTCATCGTCCGCTTCTCCGACCGGGCGGCGGTGCTCGATTCGAGGGTCGAAGGGACGGACGACCCCCGCGAGGGGTTCATGGGCGTCGTCCTGATGCAGTCGCGAGCGCTCGTCGAGGGGACCACGTTCGTCGGCGGGCGCGATGCGGTCTACACCCACCGCGCGGACGGCTTCGTCGTCCGCGACAACCACATGACCGGCGGCCGGTACGGCGTCCACTTCATGTACACCTCCCGGGGGACGGTCGCGGACAACACCATCCGGGACACCCGGGCGGGCGTCATCATCATGACCCGGCCGGTCGAGAACGTCGTCGTGGGCAACGACATCCGCGACTCCGAGTACGGCTTCATCCCCGTCGGCAGCGACAGCTACTACGCGCGGAACGTCCTCGTCGACAACGGCCACGGCCTCTCCGTGTCGGGCCACCGCTCGGTGTACGAGGAGAACGTCGTCGCCGGCAACGACGTCGGCGTCCGCGCGACAACCCTCTTCCCGACGAACTGGGTCGTCCGGAACGACTTCGTCGACAACGACCTGCAGGTCGAGACCGGCCGTGGCCCCCTCCGGACCTGGTCTCGGAGCGGCGAGGGCAACTACTGGGGTGACCTGCCCATCCCCGACGCCGACGGGGACGGCTCGCTCGACCGACCGTACCGACCCACTGGACCGGTCGACGGCGCGCTCCGCGAACAGCCGGCGGCGTGGACCGTCTCGCAGGCCCCGTCGGCCGTCGCGCTGCGGGCGACCGGCACGGACCTCTCGGGACTCCGGTCGGCGGGCGTCGTCGACCAGTCGCCGCGGGCGTCGCCGGTCAATCCGGTCGTCGTCGCGAACGTGACCGACGGCGAACAGCGTGGGAGGGTGCCCACGTGA